The Diaminobutyricimonas aerilata nucleotide sequence CGTACACCGCCACGAGGCGCGCGGGCACGTCGAGGGCGCGGAGCATCGCGATCACCAGGTGTGCGAAGTCGCGGCACACCCCCCGCCGGGACAGCAGCGTCTCCATCGCACTGTCGGTCGGTGAACTCGATCCCGACACGTACGCCGTGCGCCCGTTCACCCAGTCGCGCACCGCCCGCAGGAGGTCGTGCCCGGCGAGTCCGGCGAAGAGTTCGCGCGCGGTCGGCGTGAGCGCGTCCGAGGGGCAGTAACGGCTCGGCCGGGCGTAGACGATCGCGTCGAGCGGTGTGACGGACGGCGGTTCCGCCTGCCCGCTCACGACCGCGCGGTACCGCAGCGCCAGCCGGCCGGGGCCCGCGCGGAGGGCGTGCAGCCGTGTGTCGTGCAGGTCGGCGAGCTCGGTCGCCTCGACGGGGCGTCCGTCGAGGGACAGCTCGAGCTCCTCGTCCCGTTCCACCCCGTCGGCGACGGCGACCGCGAACGCGAGTGCGGTGGAATCGCCGAGAAGAGCCTCGATGTCGGCGGTGACGACGCGTCTCACGGCCACAGCCTGTCGCGACGCCAGCCGACTCCGAACCGGCGGTAGCGCACCCGCATCTGGTCGCGATCCGGCGTCGCCTGCCAGAACTCGACGGTCTCCGGTTCCACGTAGTACGCCGTCCAGTCCTCGGGCACGAAGTCGGGCTGCTCCGCGACCAACCGCTGGGCGTCGGCGAGCTGCTGCTCGGCGTCGTCCGGCATCTCGCTGCTCTGGCGGCCGGCGATCGCGCCGGCGCGGGCGATCGGATGCCGCGAGAGGAAGTCGCGCTCGGCGATCTCGCGTTCGGCGACCCGCACGGTGCCGGTCACCCGCAGCTGGCGACCCTGCTCCCGCCAGTAGAGCACGAGCGCGGCACGGGGGTTGCCCTCGAGCTCGAGGCCCTTGGGTCCGGAGTTCACCGACGCGAACCAGAGACCGCGCTCGTCGACGTCTTTCAGCAGCAGCGTGCGCGCGTTCGGCACCCCGTCCTCGGTCGCCGTGGCGAGCGTCATGGCGTGCGGCACGGCCACGCCGGCGTCGATGGCCTGCTGCACCCACTCGATGACGGCCGGCAGCGGCTCCTCCGGCAGCGCGTCCGGGTCGAAGAGGGGCAGCCGAGCCTCGAAGGGCTTCAGGGAACGCAGCCGGGAGCGCAGGTCGTCGGGGGTGGCCATGGTCTCAACCTAGGCGGCCCACACCCCCGCCGACAGCCCGGCACGGCGACCACGGAGGCGCGGTCGAGGGCACCGCGGATGGTCTAGGGTTGGAGCGCACGCCTCCGTAGCTCAGGGGATAGAGCGCCGGTTTCCGGTACCGAAGGTCGGGGGTTCGAATCCCTCCGGGGGCACCAATGCCCCAGCGCCCATGGCGCTGGGGCTTTTTCTCTGCGGCACGACGGTGCGGGCCTCGGCGGTACCCTTGGCCCTCGTGCGTGTCGTCATCGCCCCGGACTCCTTCAAAGGCTCGCTGACCGCTCGCGAGGTCGCCGCGGCGATCGCCGCGGGATGGCGCGAGCAGCGCCCCGACGACGAGCTCGTGCTCGTGCCGCTCGCGGACGGAGGCGAGGGCACCCTCGACGCGATGGAGCAGGCGATGCCGGATGCCGCGCGTCGCTCCGCGGGCACGGTCACCGGACCGGACGGGCGGCCCGTCGCCGGCGAGTACCTGGCACTGCCCGGCGGCGTCGCGGTGGTCGAACTCGCGCAGTCGTCGGGGCTGCCGCTCATGGGCGGCCTCGACCCGCTCCACGCGACCACGCGCGGGCTCGGTGAGGTGATCGGGCGCGCGCTCGACGACGGCGCGACCTCGATCGTCGTGGGACTCGGCGGGTCGGCCTCGACCGACGGGGGCGCGGGCGCCCTCCGCGCGCTCGGACTGCGGCTGCTCGACGAGCACGGCGCCGACGTGTCCGACGGAGGGGCGGCACTCCTCGAGGTGCGCACCGTCGACCGGTCGGGCCTCCGTCCCATCCCCGGGGGCGTGACCCTTCTGAGCGACGTCACCGCCCCGCTGCTCGGCCCGACGGGCGCCGCGGCGGTGTTCGGGCCGCAGAAGGGCGCCGCCGAGCACGACGTCGCACTGCTCGACCGTGCCCTCGCGCACTTCGCCTCCCTGCTCGGCGGCGATCCGTCCGTGGCGGGCACGGGCGCCGCGGGTGGCACCGGGTTCGGTCTCCTCGCCGCCTACGACGCCCGCATCGTCTCGGGCGCCGACCATCTCGCGGCGCTCGTCGGCCTGCCCGAGCGCATCGCCGCATCCGATCTCGTCCTCTCCGGCGAAGGACGCTTCGACGAGCAGTCGCTCGGCGGCAAGATCGTCGGCCGCACGCTCGCCACGGCCCGTGCCGCGGGGGTGCCCGCCGGGGTGATCGCGGGACAGATCACCACGGCCCCGCCGCAGTGGGGCGTCGCGCTGACCGCGATCGCCGGCTCGGTGGAGCAGGCGATCGCCGAGCCGGCGAAGTGGCTCGAGGCCGCCGGGCGCATGGCCGCCCGCGAACTCGGCTGAGCACTCCCCCAACGGAACGTCCTCCCCGCCCGTCTCAGTAAGGGAAGGGAGGATCGCCGTGAGCACGACACTGCTGCCCGCCGGCGTCCACGGCAGAATGGCGTCGACACCGAGGAGCACCGTGCCGCACGACCGCGAGGCAGCCGGGCCGGACGAGCCCTCCGCCGTGCGCCGTGAGGAGCCCTGGGAGGCCGTCGTGGCGCGGCTCGTCGCCGACCGCGGCGACGCGTTGCTGCGCTACGCGCAACTGCTGTGCGGCAGCCCCGATGACGCCGCCGACCTGGTGCAGGACGCGCTCGTGAAGACCTTCGGCCGGCTGCGGGCCGGACTCACGGTGCAGAGCGCCGAGGCGTACGTGCGCCGCAGCATCCTGACCACCCACGTGGACCGGGCGCGACGACGGCAACGCTGGAGGCGCATCGCCCACCTCGCGTACCGGCCCGACGAGGTGCCTGCAGCGACCGACGCGCTCCAGGAGCGCATGGATCTCACCGAGCAGTTGCAGCGACTGTCCCCGCGCGAGCGGGCCTGCGTCGTGCTGCGCTACTACGAGGACCTCAAGGTCGACGACATCGCCGAGTGGCTCGGGATCAGCCCCGGGACGGTCAAGCGCTACCTCAGCGACGCGCTCGCGAAGCTCGCGATCGCGCTCGATCCGGCGCACGACGCGGGAAGCGGAGGGGGGCACCATGGCCGATGAACGCGGACTCCGCGACGCCTTGGATGGGCACCGGAACGACCCGACGCCGACGATCGACGTGGGATCGGTCGTGCGTCGAGCGCGCGGACGGCGCCGCGTGCGAAAGTTCGCCGCCGGCGCGGGTGTCGTGGCGTCGGCGGCCGCGGTCGTGACGGCGGTCGTCGTGACGCTCCCGCCCCAGGCGACGGTCACCTCCGGAGGCGCCGAGTCGGGCGCCGCGGATGGCGCACCGGGAACCGGCGCCCCCGACTCGGCGGAGGAGTCGACCGACTCGTTCTCGACGACCGACCTGGCCCCGGCCTACAAGGTGAACGGATGCGAGGGCGCCGTCGCCCTCCCCGTCGCCGTGGACGGCCTCACGGTCGACGTCGAGTTCCCCGCGGACGCCCCGGTCGGCACTCCCCTCGCGGGCGTCGTCGTGCTGACCAACGACGGCGTGGCAGCGGTGCGGGGCACGGCCTCGGCGCCTCCGGCCACGACCCTCGGCGAGGAGGGGATCGTGCGGTGGCACTCGAGCGACCTCGGAGCCGTCGCCGTCATCGACCTCGCGCCCGGCGCATCCGTGCGTCTCGACGCGACCGTGCAGCCGGTCCGGTGCACGGCCGACGACGAGGCGCTCCCGAGCCTGCCCGACGATCTCCCCGCCGTCCCCGCCGGCGAGTACACCGTGTCGGCGGCCCTCGACGTGACGCTGAGCGACGGACGGGTCGTGCAGCTCGTGAGCGCGCCGGAACCGGTCACCCTGCGCTGAGGATGCCGACATCCGGCGTCGCTAGACTCCGAGCCACGTTCCGTCGGTGGAGGGAGATCCGGACGATGCGGTCGGTGCGCACCCTGGCGGTCGCCGCCCTCGCGGCGGTGCTCATCGCGGCGCCGACGGCGGCGCAGGCCGCCGCCCCCATCGACCTCGGCGGCGAGTACGTCGTCGACCAGGTCGGTGCCCTCGAGGACCGTGGACCCGAAGTGCTCGACGCCCTCGACCGGCTCTACGACCAGTCGGGGCTGCAGTTGTTCGTGGTCTACGTCGACCGCTTCGACGGGGCCGAGGACGGCTGGGCCGACGCGACCGCCGAACGCAACGGCCTCGGACGCAACGACGTGCTTCTCGCGGTCGCGACCGACGACCGCAACTACGAGCTCTCGACCGACCTCGACATCCCGCTCACCGAGGCGCAACTCGACGACGTCGAGGCGATCGCCCTCGAGCCGAGTCTGCGCGAGAACGACTGGGCCGGAGCCGCCGTGGCCACCGCCGACGGGCTCGCCGCGGTCGCGCAGGGGCTGCCGGTGCCGGAGCCCGACATCACGCCGGGCGAGCCCGACCCGGGCCAGCGGAACGCCTTCCCCTGGGGAACGGTGCTGCTCATCGGCCTCGGCGTGCTCGCGGCGGCCATCGTCGTCTTCCTCGTCGCCGCCGCCGTCGCACGCCGACGTCGTGCCGCCGAACTCTCGCGCGCCGCCGCCGACCGGGAACGTGAGCTCGAGACGCGCGCCGGCGGCATGCTCGTGGCGCTCGACGACGCGCTCACCACCAGCCGCCAGGAGCTCGGATTCGCGATCGCCGAATTCGGCGAGCAGGCCACCCGCGACTTCGCGGTCGCGATCGACGAGGCGGCGGCGCAGGTCGGCGAGGCGTTCCAGCTGCGCCAGCAGCTCGACGACACGACGCAGGAGACGCCCGAGCAGCGGGCCGCCATCTCCCGGCGCATCATCCAGCTCTGCGAAGGCGCGGATGCGGTGCTCGACGCCCAGCTCGACGCGTTCGAGGCGCTGCGCGACCTCGAGAAGGCGGCCCCCACCCTCGTGCCGGAGCTCGGGGCGCGGCTCACCCCGCTCCGCGAGCGGATCGCCACGACGGCGGCCACCCTGACGGCGGCCGGGCAGCGCTTCGACGAGGCCGCGCTCGCCGCGGTGGCGGGGAACGCCGAGCAAGCCGACGAGGTGCTCCGCATCGCCGACACCTCGCTCACCGAGGCCCGTGCCCGGCTCGCGGCGGGCACCTCCGCCGCCGGCCCCGCTCGCGCCGCGCAGGTCGCGCTCGCCCAGGCCGACGCGCTGCTCGACGCGGTGGGCACGCACCTGCGCAACCTCGATGAAGCGGCGCAGCGCCTCGACGCCGCGATCGCCGACACCGAATCCGATCTCACCGCCGCCGGGTCGGCGCCGACCGAGGAGGTGACCCGCGCCATCGGCGACGCACGTGCCGCCCTCGACCGGGCGCGTGCCGGACGCCGCTCCCCCGTCGAGGCCGCTCAAGAGCTGCTGAGCGCGAACGCGCAGCTCGACGCGGTGCTCACGGCCGTGCGAACCGAGCAGGAGAACCGGGCACGGGCGACGACCGCACTCGTCACGGCGGTGCAGGCCGCGCGCACCCGCGTCGCCGCGGCGGCGCAGTTCATCGACACCCGACGCGGGGCCGTCGGCGCCGGCCCGCGCACCCGCCTCTCCGAGGCCCAGCGTCAGCTGCTCGACGCCGAGACCCTCGGTCAGACCGACCCCGTGGCCGCCCTCGGTCGCGCCCAGCATGCCTCCGCGCTCGCCGACTCGGCACTCGGACTCGCTCGCGCCGACCGCGACAGGTGGTCGGCCGCGCCGCACCCGGCGCAATCGGGTGCCGCCGAACTCGGCGGACTGCTCGGCTACCTGCTCGGCGGAGACGACGACGGATACGGCTACGACGGAGGCGGATGGTCCTCGGGCCGTCGCAGCGGCGGTTGGTCGGGCGGTTCCTCCGGAGGCCTGTTCGGCGGGTCCTCGGGCGGCTGGTCCTCCGGTCGGTCCTCGAGCAGCGGATCCCGACGCTCCTCCGGCGGCAGCCGACGCAGTTCCCGGAGCAGCGGCGGATCGCGCAGCAGCCGGCGCGGCAGATTCTGACTCGAACCCACCCGAACGACACCACGACAGGAAAGGACGCCAGCACATGGCCAAGCAATCGATCCTCGGGCGCATCGCCCAGCTCGCGAAGGCGAACATCAACGCGCTGCTCGACCAGGCCGAGGACCCGCAGCTCATGCTCGACCAGATGGTCCGCGACTACACGAACAGCATCGCGGAGGCCGAGAGCGCCGTCGCCGACACCATCGGCAACCTGCGGATGCTCGAGCAGGACCACCGCGAAGACGTCGCCGCCGCGCAGGACTGGGGCCGCAAGGCGCTCGCCGCGAGCGCGAAGGCCGACGAGCTGCGTGCGGCAGGCAACCCCACCGACGCCGACAAGTTCGACCGGCTCGCCAAGGTCGCGATCGGCAAGCAGCTCGCCGCCGAGAACGAGGCGAAGCAGGCCGAGCCGACGATCGCCTCGCAGAACGAGGTCGTCGAGAAGCTCAAGACCGGTCTCGGCACGATGCGCGACAAGCTCGAGCAGCTGAAGACCAAGCGCAGCGAGCTCATCGCGCGCCAGAAGACAGCGGAGGCGCAGTCCCGCGTGATCGACGCGGTCAAGAGCATCGACATCCTCGACCCCACGAGCGAGATCGGACGCTTCGAAGACAAGATCCGCCGCGAAGAGGCCCGCGTGATGGGGCAGCAGGAACTCGCCGCCTCGACGCTCGACTCCCAGTTCGAGAGCCTCGAAGACCTCGATCGGGAGACCGAGATCGAGGCGCGGCTCGCCGCCCTCAAGAGCGGCGGCGCGAAAGCGGTGACCGCTGGCGAGTGACGCGGTGCGGTCGGGGCGGTTCCGCGCCGCCCCGACCACCTTCGGACCCGATCGCCTCCCGGGTCTCGACATCGCTCGTGCCCTCGCGGTGCTCGGCATGTTCGCCGCGCACACGATCGCACGTGACGGCGCCGAGAGCCTCGTCAACGGGCGCTCCTCCGTGCTGTTCGCGACGCTCGCGGGGGTGTCGCTCGGCCTCATGACCGGCGGTCCGACGCCCTCGCGCGGGACCGCCCGGTTCGCCGGGGCCGCCTCCATCGCGATGCGGGGTCTCCTGCTGCTCGCGCTCGGCCTGCTGTTGTGGGGCCTCCGCACCGACATCGCCGTGATCCTCGACTACTACGGCGTGATGTTCCTCCTGCTGCTTCCGGTGCTCTTCGCGCCGCGCTGGGTGGTCGCGATCGTGGGCGCCGCGGCGGCCGTGGTCGGCCCGGTCGCGAAGGAGGCCGCCCTCGGCGCTGTGCCGGAGGGCGGCTCGCTCGTGCTCGATCGCCTGCTCACCGGCTACTACCCCGCCCTCATCTGGCTCGCCTACCTCGCCGCCGGGCTCATCGCCGCCCGCAGCGACCTGCGCCGTGCGCGCACCCAGACCGTCGTCGCGGTCACCGGACTGCTCGGCATGGTGCTCGGCTACGGCGGTGCCGCCCTGCTGCCGGGAGTCGACGCCGAGGCGCACTCGGACTCGACCGCCGAGGTGCTCGGTTCCGGCGGACTCGCTCTCGTCGTGATCGCGATTCTCGTCTGGCTCACCTCGCCCGAGCGGCGAGCCCTCGGGCGCGCAGCCCGGATCGTCACGTGGCCCCTCGCCGCGACGGGGTCGATGGCCCTGACGGTGTACGTGGCCCAGCTGCTCGTGCTCGCCGCGTGGATCGACACCCGACCCGACCGCTTCGACGTCGACTACCCGCCGACGTTGTTCGCCGCGCTCGCGGTCGGCTCGATCCTTTTCGGCACGGTGTGGCGCGCCACCCTCGGCGCGGGGCCGCTCGAGCGACTGTTCCGCGCGCTGACGATCACCCCCTTCCGGCGCACCCGCTGACCGCACGTCCCGCTCCCGCCGGCGCGGTTTCCCGTCAGTAGATGCCCTTTCGCCGCGCCGATGAGGGCATCTACTGACGGGAAACGGACCAAACCGGTGATCCGCTGGGTGCGCGGAGCAGCGGGAATCCCCGCGGGGGCGGAGCAGTTGGGGCGGACATGACGACCATCGGATTCATC carries:
- a CDS encoding PspA/IM30 family protein → MAKQSILGRIAQLAKANINALLDQAEDPQLMLDQMVRDYTNSIAEAESAVADTIGNLRMLEQDHREDVAAAQDWGRKALAASAKADELRAAGNPTDADKFDRLAKVAIGKQLAAENEAKQAEPTIASQNEVVEKLKTGLGTMRDKLEQLKTKRSELIARQKTAEAQSRVIDAVKSIDILDPTSEIGRFEDKIRREEARVMGQQELAASTLDSQFESLEDLDRETEIEARLAALKSGGAKAVTAGE
- a CDS encoding pyridoxine/pyridoxamine 5'-phosphate oxidase; the encoded protein is MATPDDLRSRLRSLKPFEARLPLFDPDALPEEPLPAVIEWVQQAIDAGVAVPHAMTLATATEDGVPNARTLLLKDVDERGLWFASVNSGPKGLELEGNPRAALVLYWREQGRQLRVTGTVRVAEREIAERDFLSRHPIARAGAIAGRQSSEMPDDAEQQLADAQRLVAEQPDFVPEDWTAYYVEPETVEFWQATPDRDQMRVRYRRFGVGWRRDRLWP
- a CDS encoding sigma-70 family RNA polymerase sigma factor; translated protein: MSTTLLPAGVHGRMASTPRSTVPHDREAAGPDEPSAVRREEPWEAVVARLVADRGDALLRYAQLLCGSPDDAADLVQDALVKTFGRLRAGLTVQSAEAYVRRSILTTHVDRARRRQRWRRIAHLAYRPDEVPAATDALQERMDLTEQLQRLSPRERACVVLRYYEDLKVDDIAEWLGISPGTVKRYLSDALAKLAIALDPAHDAGSGGGHHGR
- a CDS encoding glycerate kinase produces the protein MRVVIAPDSFKGSLTAREVAAAIAAGWREQRPDDELVLVPLADGGEGTLDAMEQAMPDAARRSAGTVTGPDGRPVAGEYLALPGGVAVVELAQSSGLPLMGGLDPLHATTRGLGEVIGRALDDGATSIVVGLGGSASTDGGAGALRALGLRLLDEHGADVSDGGAALLEVRTVDRSGLRPIPGGVTLLSDVTAPLLGPTGAAAVFGPQKGAAEHDVALLDRALAHFASLLGGDPSVAGTGAAGGTGFGLLAAYDARIVSGADHLAALVGLPERIAASDLVLSGEGRFDEQSLGGKIVGRTLATARAAGVPAGVIAGQITTAPPQWGVALTAIAGSVEQAIAEPAKWLEAAGRMAARELG
- a CDS encoding transglutaminase-like domain-containing protein: MRRVVTADIEALLGDSTALAFAVAVADGVERDEELELSLDGRPVEATELADLHDTRLHALRAGPGRLALRYRAVVSGQAEPPSVTPLDAIVYARPSRYCPSDALTPTARELFAGLAGHDLLRAVRDWVNGRTAYVSGSSSPTDSAMETLLSRRGVCRDFAHLVIAMLRALDVPARLVAVYAPGLAPMDFHAVVEAAVDGRWFVLDATGLAPRQSLLRISTGRDAADTAFLTNTLADLELTRLEVSATVDELPGDDHTAPVQLG
- a CDS encoding TPM domain-containing protein produces the protein MRTLAVAALAAVLIAAPTAAQAAAPIDLGGEYVVDQVGALEDRGPEVLDALDRLYDQSGLQLFVVYVDRFDGAEDGWADATAERNGLGRNDVLLAVATDDRNYELSTDLDIPLTEAQLDDVEAIALEPSLRENDWAGAAVATADGLAAVAQGLPVPEPDITPGEPDPGQRNAFPWGTVLLIGLGVLAAAIVVFLVAAAVARRRRAAELSRAAADRERELETRAGGMLVALDDALTTSRQELGFAIAEFGEQATRDFAVAIDEAAAQVGEAFQLRQQLDDTTQETPEQRAAISRRIIQLCEGADAVLDAQLDAFEALRDLEKAAPTLVPELGARLTPLRERIATTAATLTAAGQRFDEAALAAVAGNAEQADEVLRIADTSLTEARARLAAGTSAAGPARAAQVALAQADALLDAVGTHLRNLDEAAQRLDAAIADTESDLTAAGSAPTEEVTRAIGDARAALDRARAGRRSPVEAAQELLSANAQLDAVLTAVRTEQENRARATTALVTAVQAARTRVAAAAQFIDTRRGAVGAGPRTRLSEAQRQLLDAETLGQTDPVAALGRAQHASALADSALGLARADRDRWSAAPHPAQSGAAELGGLLGYLLGGDDDGYGYDGGGWSSGRRSGGWSGGSSGGLFGGSSGGWSSGRSSSSGSRRSSGGSRRSSRSSGGSRSSRRGRF
- a CDS encoding DUF418 domain-containing protein translates to MRSGRFRAAPTTFGPDRLPGLDIARALAVLGMFAAHTIARDGAESLVNGRSSVLFATLAGVSLGLMTGGPTPSRGTARFAGAASIAMRGLLLLALGLLLWGLRTDIAVILDYYGVMFLLLLPVLFAPRWVVAIVGAAAAVVGPVAKEAALGAVPEGGSLVLDRLLTGYYPALIWLAYLAAGLIAARSDLRRARTQTVVAVTGLLGMVLGYGGAALLPGVDAEAHSDSTAEVLGSGGLALVVIAILVWLTSPERRALGRAARIVTWPLAATGSMALTVYVAQLLVLAAWIDTRPDRFDVDYPPTLFAALAVGSILFGTVWRATLGAGPLERLFRALTITPFRRTR